The following are from one region of the Salvia splendens isolate huo1 chromosome 2, SspV2, whole genome shotgun sequence genome:
- the LOC121768009 gene encoding probable beta-D-xylosidase 7 isoform X2: MPVRERARDLISRLTLDEKLSQLINKAAAIPRLGVPYYQWWSEALHGVAVAEGVENGISFRGVVKAATSFPQVILTASSFDAHLWYRIAKVIGTEARAMYNEGQATGLTFWAPTVNIFRDPRWGRGQETPGEDPLLTAKYATSFVRGLQGDSFEGRALKDDHLLVSACCKHFTAYDLESWKGYVRYTFNANVTKQDMADTYQPPFKGCIKEGKASGLMCAYNLVNGVPNCVDYDLLTETARGEWGFEGYITSDCDAVSFLFQKQHYAKSNEEAVADALKAGMDVSCGPYLGNYIKSAVLKGIVPESDIDKALENLFTVRIRLGLFNGPPSGTYGKLGREDVCAPEHQELALEAARQGIVLLKNERKLLPLSKAGKGSLAVIGPNANVSNVLLGNYRGPPCTTITPLQGLMRYAKDINYSSIDVKRAVELAKSADCVVLVMGTNQLQESEYKDREDLVLPGEQESLIMSVAEAAKKPVVLVLLCGGPIDVSFAKNEPKIGSILWAGYPGQAGGGAIAEIIFGDYNPGGRLTMTWYPQEFMKIPMIDMRMRADPSSGFPGRTYRFYGGKKVFEFGHGLSYTTYSYKIVFVSQRNFDLKASSSTSNLRYVSVQELGSRWCKKAKFFVIVRVKNKGKMAGKHPVLLFLRRTQYGGDGGVGSPMKQLVGFQTVKTDVKEKVLVKFSVSPCEHFSSASEDGEMVIESGDASLVVGDEEHPIRIHM; the protein is encoded by the exons ATGCCAGTGAGGGAGCGGGCCCGCGACCTGATCTCGCGGCTGACGTTGGACGAGAAGCTCTCGCAGCTCATCAACAAGGCCGCGGCCATCCCCCGCCTCGGCGTCCCCTACTACCAGTGGTGGTCGGAGGCGCTGCATGGGGTGGCCGTGGCCGAAGGGGTCGAGAATGGCATCTCGTTCCGCGGGGTCGTCAAGGCCGCCACAAGCTTCCCTCAGGTCATACTCACCGCCTCCTCATTCGACGCCCATCTCTGGTACCGGATTGCAAAG GTGATCGGAACAGAGGCAAGAGCAATGTACAACGAGGGGCAGGCGACGGGCCTAACGTTCTGGGCCCCAACCGTTAACATCTTCAGGGATCCGCGGTGGGGGAGGGGGCAGGAGACCCCCGGGGAGGACCCCTTGCTCACCGCCAAGTATGCCACCTCGTTTGTCAGGGGCCTCCAAGGTGACTCCTTTGAGGGCCGAGCCCTCAAAGATGACCACCTCCTAGTGTCTGCGTGTTGCAAGCACTTCACTGCCTATGATCTTGAAAGCTGGAAGGGATATGTACGCTACACCTTCAATGCAAAT GTGACGAAGCAGGATATGGCGGATACTTACCAGCCCCCGTTTAAGGGCTGCATCAAGGAGGGGAAGGCAAGTGGGTTAATGTGCGCGTATAATCTTGTGAATGGGGTCCCTAACTGCGTGGATTATGATCTGCTCACCGAGACTGCCCGCGGAGAGTGGGGGTTTGAAGG GTACATAACCTCGGATTGTGATGCAGTTTCGTTTCTCTTTCAAAAGCAACATTATGCAAAATCAAATGAAGAGGCTGTTGCTGATGCGCTCAAAGCTG GAATGGATGTGAGTTGTGGTCCGTATTTGGGAAACTATATAAAATCTGCCGTTTTGAAAGGGATAGTGCCTGAATCTGACATAGACAAAGCTCTTGAGAATCTTTTCACTGTGAGGATTCGGTTAGGTCTCTTCAATGGGCCCCCAAGTGGGACCTACGGGAAACTCGGGCGTGAAGATGTCTGCGCACCCGAGCACCAGGAGCTGGCACTTGAGGCAGCCAGGCAGGGGATAGTCCTGCTGAAAAATGAGAGAAAACTGCTGCCGCTATCCAAGGCCGGGAAGGGGTCCCTTGCGGTGATAGGCCCGAATGCGAATGTTTCCAATGTACTTCTCGGAAACTACCGGGGGCCGCCTTGCACCACCATCACTCCACTCCAAGGGCTAATGAGATATGCAAAGGATATCAACTATAGCTCTATCGATGTGAAAAGAGCGGTCGAGCTTGCAAAATCAGCGGACTGCGTGGTTTTGGTGATGGGAACCAACCAACTACAAGAATCAGAGTATAAAGATCGCGAGGATTTGGTGCTTCCTGGGGAGCAGGAAAGCTTGATCATGAGCGTTGCCGAGGCGGCTAAGAAGCCTGTCGTGTTGGTGCTGCTATGTGGAGGGCCGATTGATGTTTCATTCGCCAAAAATGAGCCAAAAATAGGGAGCATTTTGTGGGCTGGGTATCCTGGTCAGGCTGGAGGGGGAGCAATTGCAGAGATCATATTTGGAGACTATAATCCTG GAGGAAGGCTGACTATGACTTGGTATCCCCAAGAATTTATGAAGATACCGATGATCGATATGAGAATGAGGGCCGATCCATCATCTGGCTTCCCGGGGCGCACCTATAGATTCTACGGAGGCAAAAAGGTGTTTGAATTCGGGCACGGGTTGAGCTACACCACTTATTCTTACAAGATCGTTTTCGTAAGCCAAAGAAATTTTGATCTCAAGGCATCATCATCCACTTCCAACCTAAGGTACGTATCGGTCCAAGAGTTGGGATCGAGGTGGTGTAAGAAGGCTAAGTTTTTTGTTATAGTTCGTGTTAAGAATAAAGGGAAGATGGCGGGTAAGCACCCGGTGCTTTTATTTTTGAGGCGTACTCAATATGGTGGTGATGGTGGTGTTGGTAGCCCGATGAAACAATTGGTCGGGTTTCAGACGGTAAAGACTGATGTTAAGGAGAAAGTGTTGGTCAAGTTTTCAGTGAGTCCGTGTGAGCATTTTAGTAGTGCTAGTGAAGATGGGGAGATGGTGATTGAATCAGGAGATGCGAGTTTAGTTGTAGGAGATGAGGAGCATCCAATTAGAATTCATATGTGA
- the LOC121768009 gene encoding probable beta-D-xylosidase 7 isoform X1, whose amino-acid sequence MYNEGQATGLTFWAPTVNIFRDPRWGRGQETPGEDPLLTAKYATSFVRGLQGDSFEGRALKDDHLLVSACCKHFTAYDLESWKGYVRYTFNANVTKQDMADTYQPPFKGCIKEGKASGLMCAYNLVNGVPNCVDYDLLTETARGEWGFEGYITSDCDAVSFLFQKQHYAKSNEEAVADALKAGMDVSCGPYLGNYIKSAVLKGIVPESDIDKALENLFTVRIRLGLFNGPPSGTYGKLGREDVCAPEHQELALEAARQGIVLLKNERKLLPLSKAGKGSLAVIGPNANVSNVLLGNYRGPPCTTITPLQGLMRYAKDINYSSIDVKRAVELAKSADCVVLVMGTNQLQESEYKDREDLVLPGEQESLIMSVAEAAKKPVVLVLLCGGPIDVSFAKNEPKIGSILWAGYPGQAGGGAIAEIIFGDYNPGGRLTMTWYPQEFMKIPMIDMRMRADPSSGFPGRTYRFYGGKKVFEFGHGLSYTTYSYKIVFVSQRNFDLKASSSTSNLRYVSVQELGSRWCKKAKFFVIVRVKNKGKMAGKHPVLLFLRRTQYGGDGGVGSPMKQLVGFQTVKTDVKEKVLVKFSVSPCEHFSSASEDGEMVIESGDASLVVGDEEHPIRIHM is encoded by the exons ATGTACAACGAGGGGCAGGCGACGGGCCTAACGTTCTGGGCCCCAACCGTTAACATCTTCAGGGATCCGCGGTGGGGGAGGGGGCAGGAGACCCCCGGGGAGGACCCCTTGCTCACCGCCAAGTATGCCACCTCGTTTGTCAGGGGCCTCCAAGGTGACTCCTTTGAGGGCCGAGCCCTCAAAGATGACCACCTCCTAGTGTCTGCGTGTTGCAAGCACTTCACTGCCTATGATCTTGAAAGCTGGAAGGGATATGTACGCTACACCTTCAATGCAAAT GTGACGAAGCAGGATATGGCGGATACTTACCAGCCCCCGTTTAAGGGCTGCATCAAGGAGGGGAAGGCAAGTGGGTTAATGTGCGCGTATAATCTTGTGAATGGGGTCCCTAACTGCGTGGATTATGATCTGCTCACCGAGACTGCCCGCGGAGAGTGGGGGTTTGAAGG GTACATAACCTCGGATTGTGATGCAGTTTCGTTTCTCTTTCAAAAGCAACATTATGCAAAATCAAATGAAGAGGCTGTTGCTGATGCGCTCAAAGCTG GAATGGATGTGAGTTGTGGTCCGTATTTGGGAAACTATATAAAATCTGCCGTTTTGAAAGGGATAGTGCCTGAATCTGACATAGACAAAGCTCTTGAGAATCTTTTCACTGTGAGGATTCGGTTAGGTCTCTTCAATGGGCCCCCAAGTGGGACCTACGGGAAACTCGGGCGTGAAGATGTCTGCGCACCCGAGCACCAGGAGCTGGCACTTGAGGCAGCCAGGCAGGGGATAGTCCTGCTGAAAAATGAGAGAAAACTGCTGCCGCTATCCAAGGCCGGGAAGGGGTCCCTTGCGGTGATAGGCCCGAATGCGAATGTTTCCAATGTACTTCTCGGAAACTACCGGGGGCCGCCTTGCACCACCATCACTCCACTCCAAGGGCTAATGAGATATGCAAAGGATATCAACTATAGCTCTATCGATGTGAAAAGAGCGGTCGAGCTTGCAAAATCAGCGGACTGCGTGGTTTTGGTGATGGGAACCAACCAACTACAAGAATCAGAGTATAAAGATCGCGAGGATTTGGTGCTTCCTGGGGAGCAGGAAAGCTTGATCATGAGCGTTGCCGAGGCGGCTAAGAAGCCTGTCGTGTTGGTGCTGCTATGTGGAGGGCCGATTGATGTTTCATTCGCCAAAAATGAGCCAAAAATAGGGAGCATTTTGTGGGCTGGGTATCCTGGTCAGGCTGGAGGGGGAGCAATTGCAGAGATCATATTTGGAGACTATAATCCTG GAGGAAGGCTGACTATGACTTGGTATCCCCAAGAATTTATGAAGATACCGATGATCGATATGAGAATGAGGGCCGATCCATCATCTGGCTTCCCGGGGCGCACCTATAGATTCTACGGAGGCAAAAAGGTGTTTGAATTCGGGCACGGGTTGAGCTACACCACTTATTCTTACAAGATCGTTTTCGTAAGCCAAAGAAATTTTGATCTCAAGGCATCATCATCCACTTCCAACCTAAGGTACGTATCGGTCCAAGAGTTGGGATCGAGGTGGTGTAAGAAGGCTAAGTTTTTTGTTATAGTTCGTGTTAAGAATAAAGGGAAGATGGCGGGTAAGCACCCGGTGCTTTTATTTTTGAGGCGTACTCAATATGGTGGTGATGGTGGTGTTGGTAGCCCGATGAAACAATTGGTCGGGTTTCAGACGGTAAAGACTGATGTTAAGGAGAAAGTGTTGGTCAAGTTTTCAGTGAGTCCGTGTGAGCATTTTAGTAGTGCTAGTGAAGATGGGGAGATGGTGATTGAATCAGGAGATGCGAGTTTAGTTGTAGGAGATGAGGAGCATCCAATTAGAATTCATATGTGA